A stretch of the Fusobacterium perfoetens genome encodes the following:
- a CDS encoding arsenate reductase family protein, with the protein MSILFLNYPKCTTCIKARKWLEENNIEFTSRHIVEENPTAEELKTFIKLSGLPTKKFFNTSGMLYREMNLKDKLATMSDDEMVNLLATNGMLVKRPLVVGENGVLVGFKAKTWSEFFGK; encoded by the coding sequence ATGTCAATTTTATTTTTAAATTATCCTAAATGTACTACTTGTATAAAAGCAAGAAAATGGTTAGAAGAAAATAATATAGAATTTACAAGCAGACATATAGTTGAAGAAAATCCAACTGCTGAAGAATTAAAAACTTTTATAAAATTAAGTGGTCTTCCTACAAAAAAATTCTTCAATACAAGTGGTATGCTTTATAGAGAGATGAATCTAAAAGATAAACTTGCCACTATGAGTGATGATGAAATGGTAAATCTACTTGCTACTAATGGAATGCTTGTTAAAAGACCTTTAGTTGTAGGAGAAAATGGAGTTTTAGTTGGTTTTAAAGCTAAAACTTGGTCTGA